ATGGTCACTTGCAAAACGATAAACAATATTTACAACATTTGTATTTGAAATAGTAATATCGGGATACTCACCGTTAGCAGAAATGCCGGTATTAATTTCCGTAAGTGTGCCGCTTTCATTGGTGAAATACTTTAATGCGCCGCCATTAATGTTTACATTTGTACAGAACACTATGTGGATTTTATTGTTGTTATCAACTGCGACTTCAATATCATTTTCACTTCCCGTGCTTCCTGCACCGAGTAATACCTCAGGTCCCAAAACTTTTGTAATAAAATTATAACTTCTGTAATAAGCATTGTTATTGCCCGTTGCATAAGTATAATATACGAAGTGTGCAGTACTGTCTTTACCAACTGCCATGAACGGAGTTGCTTTATTAACGTTGCTTGTTGTGATCCATGTTGTATCAATGAAAGTACCGTTGCGGTTATTTGCATAAATCAGTTGAAAGTTATTTGATGCATCTCTTCGTTCCCAACCTATATGGACAAAGTTCTGAGCATCGAATCCTACAACAGCATAGTTATCATCAACGGAGTTATTTGTAATCTGAGTTGTTACAATATTTCCGGAAACATTAGTGCGGTAGAAAATTTCACGGGTTGCGCTGTTAGTGCTCAGTGAGCGCGTGTTCACCATGTGAATTTTCCCATTCGCATCATAACGGACTATGTTTCGGTAATTGTAATAATTATCTTTAACAAGTGTATCTATAGGGAAGTTAAGATAAGACTGAGCGTTAAGGGAAACGAATGAGAATATAAAAAGAATTGAAATAAGAATTTTATACATAATATAATCGTCAATTTAATTATATAAAAATTCAGAAATCCCGGAAAAATAAAAATGCAAATTGATGGGAGAAGTAATTAAGTGAATTATAATCTTCTATCTCGATTAATTGTCTTCAATAAGATATTCAGAAGATATTATTTTAGTTGTAAGAATTTTTAACTTATCTAATGTATAATGACTTTGTTTTATTTTAACAATTTCGTCGCTCATTTCAAGCCTCTCAGATTCTTTTTCAACCAATATATATTTAACATCATCTGGAGAAAAAAGTAATTTTGATTCATTAATTCGCAAAGCTAACTTGTTTTCTTGCGATAACTTTTTCTTTTGGTAATCTTCTTCAGTATAAGACTCTATAAATTTGGGATCAGGTACGAATCTCCATTCTCTTTCATCATAAAATCTAACTTTGCGGTCTCTCCTTTTTAGAAATCCTTCATAAGGCTTGACATAATTTAAAAAATAATAATAATTTTCAGTAGCAACTTTTATTTTTTCTAACTCCTTTGCGTTTTTTACTAAATCGCCAAAAATATTAATCATAGTTCTAACTGAGTTAGATTGTTTGTGCATATAGATAACTGGAGTAATACCATTTTTCATCCCCCATTCTTTTGTTAATCCGATACCATAAAAACCATAATCATAAAGATGCTTTTTTATCTTATTCAGTGAAAGATCACAAAAAGAGACCATAGGTACATAAGTTTTCGTATTAAACTCAATTTCTGGATTTTTTTCTATTAAAGGTTCAAAATCCTCTTCACAGTAATAAGGACAAAAATTATTAGTTAAAATATCAATAACATTCTCCCTTTTACCAGTAAGATGAAAAAGTGTGTTAGAAATGAAAGAATCATAAGGATGTTCTTCTATCGTTTTCTTTAAATCTATTACTTCTATATTCATATCAGAATAATTTTTTTTACGACGAAAAATTATATCCCCTTGCAAACTCAATTCTCTTTTCAAGTGAAGGATGTGAGTGGAATAAAAATTCTATTATTTTATTCGGCTGCTTTTCGGCAAGGTTCTGGTCAGCAAGTTTTTCCATAGCAGAAATAAATGCGTCTTTATCTTTGGTGATTTCAAGCGCGTATGTATCGGCTTCCCACTCAAATTTGCGGGATAAAATATTTGTGATTGGTGAAGTAATAAGACTGTATAGGCTTAGCCATAGAAACAATAACGGCAGAGCCGCCAGCTGATACACTGATGTAAATCCGAACATTCCCATAGTAAGCGAATACAATTTGGCAGTAATAAATAAACCTAAAAATGTCAGAATAGTAGAAACAAATGTAAGCTTCAAAATATGCTTTCGTGTGTAGTGACCCATTTCGTGAGCGAATACAGTTTCTATTTCATTTTCATTGAAGTTTTCAAGAAGTGTATCACCAAGAATAATTCTTTTTGATTTTCCCATTCCCGTAAAAGCGGCGTTAGCTTTTTTTGTATTCTTGCTCATGTTGAAAGCAAAAATTCCGTTGATAGTAACACCGGCTTTTTTCGCAAGGTTAAGAATTCTATCCTTCACGGCTTCATTTTCAAGAGGAGTGAACTTGTAAAATAACGGCATTATCAGAGTAGGCGCTAATCTTCCCATGATAACTGAGAAAACAAAAAGGAAAATCCCAAGCACCAGCCACCAGTTATCTCCGAAATTTTTTAAGATGTAGTAGAATGCGCAAAGCAGAGGACCGCCGAGGACAACTCCGAGAAGCAAACCTTTGAGCGACTCCATAAAGTATCCACTGATGGTCTGGTTGGATAACTCATACTTATGCTCCATTATGTAACCGGAGTAAAAATCCAGCGGGAAGAATATAACAGAAATACCTCCGAACAATATTACAGCAAAAAGCAGCAAGGCAAGATACTCATTTGAAAAATAACTGTAAGAAATATTTTCAAGAGTTTTTGAAAATCCCGTTAATAAAACCAGAACTATTATTGCAAAAGAACCTATGCTTTGTGTAAGCGATAATATCTGTTTGGTCTTTGCATATTTTTTTGCCCGCTGCTCTTTGATTAGTGTATCCATAATTATAAATTAAAACTCATTTTAAAAAACAAAAATTGACAAAGCCATCCAGATAAACCAAAGTCCGAATACCAAACTATAAGATTGTCCCATAGAAATTTTTCCGACTTTCGAAAGTCCGATAGCAAATACTATATGTTCCCAGATAGCAAATACATCAAGTGATGTAGCGAGCTTGTACATTTTCTCTCCGACATTCTCTTCTTTTAATACTAAACCAAGACCGACAGAAACAAAGTGTCCCATTACAACTGAAAGTACCATAGCAAGGAGACCGCCGATTGAGCTGATAAGCAATCCAAGACCTACTACATTCATCGCGTCTCCGAATCCCGCAGGTGACTTGAATATTTTAAGACCAACAAAGTACAGAAGAGAAACCAGAATAAAAATTATAACAATGCCCAGGGTTGCGCCGACATATGCCATCAGCTTAAAGAAAATTCCGTTTGGGTCCATGAATTTTTCAGAAGCTTCAATTTGCTTCTGCGCCTCTTCCTGAGATAGTTTTCCGGCTTTCACCTGCTCATCCATCTTCTCGTGCATTTTCTTTTTTTGTTTATCCATCATATCTCCGAACAGCTGTTTATCTGTCTGTCCGATAAATGCTGATATGAGTCCAAGTACTATACAGATCAGGACCGGATAAAGCCAGTAATAAACATCTTTAGTTCTTCCTATTGCTTCATAGGTATTTCCGGGCTCCGTAAATACTCCAACCATTGCATCTGTTTTTGAGATTGGCTCTACTTCGGGAACCTGCATATCATTTTGATTTTGTAAATTTTCTTCTTCCATTAATTTTGAGAGTTAGATTGAATATATAAAATTACTAAATTTATTCGTAAAAGTTGGGTTAAATTTTATAGAGATTATGAGTCCTGATATAGTCCTGAACGTCCTTATCTACGAGATATTTTATTGATTTGTTCTGGCTCATATATTCACGAATCATTGAAGAAGAAATTTCAAGCATCGGAACCGAAAGATACTTTACTCTTGCCGAAAAATCAGGATGAACATCCTGTACATATAAGTTAGGGCGGTTTAAAATTACTACTTCAGATAATAGGAATAATTTATTGGGGTCTTTCCATTTAGGAAATTCAATCAGAGTATCTATTCCAAGTATAAGATATAACTTTACAAAATCGTTTTTATATTTTTCTTTTAGCTTTATAAGTGTATCAACCGTATAGGATTTTTCTTTCCGGTTTGATATTTCAATGTCACTTACTTCAAAGTGCTCGTCTTTTTCAAATGCAATCTTCGCCATGTTATAACGGTGCATGGGGTCAATAGTTTCAATATTGTTTTTTAATGCATGGTTGCCGGTTGGAATAAAAATAATTTTATCAAGGTGCATTTGTTCGCGCACATCATCTGCTAATATAGAGTGCGCAATATGGGGAGGATTGAATGAGCCGCCGAAAATTCCGTATCGTTTCATTTATTTAAATTTAATTTACTTATTGATGCAGTAACTTCT
The genomic region above belongs to Bacteroidota bacterium and contains:
- a CDS encoding T9SS type A sorting domain-containing protein, with protein sequence MYKILISILFIFSFVSLNAQSYLNFPIDTLVKDNYYNYRNIVRYDANGKIHMVNTRSLSTNSATREIFYRTNVSGNIVTTQITNNSVDDNYAVVGFDAQNFVHIGWERRDASNNFQLIYANNRNGTFIDTTWITTSNVNKATPFMAVGKDSTAHFVYYTYATGNNNAYYRSYNFITKVLGPEVLLGAGSTGSENDIEVAVDNNNKIHIVFCTNVNINGGALKYFTNESGTLTEINTGISANGEYPDITISNTNVVNIVYRFASDHRLYVLRRTAGTGNPFDAPLAITPSGLGNPAYWRGISTDANGRLYVTYQNSTAPAPKGFFLVHGIGNTFVNPILVFEDSTGSYIGRGSSSVAAKGNGEVAITFDPTAARNGDVQSDLFLKRGTVTITSVENTKTIVKDFSLEQNYPNPFNPSTVINFNVPSNTFVKLKVYNSLGKEVELLVNENLSAGSYSVNFNASNLSGGVYFYKLETANYTETKKMILIK
- a CDS encoding M48 family metallopeptidase codes for the protein MDTLIKEQRAKKYAKTKQILSLTQSIGSFAIIVLVLLTGFSKTLENISYSYFSNEYLALLLFAVILFGGISVIFFPLDFYSGYIMEHKYELSNQTISGYFMESLKGLLLGVVLGGPLLCAFYYILKNFGDNWWLVLGIFLFVFSVIMGRLAPTLIMPLFYKFTPLENEAVKDRILNLAKKAGVTINGIFAFNMSKNTKKANAAFTGMGKSKRIILGDTLLENFNENEIETVFAHEMGHYTRKHILKLTFVSTILTFLGLFITAKLYSLTMGMFGFTSVYQLAALPLLFLWLSLYSLITSPITNILSRKFEWEADTYALEITKDKDAFISAMEKLADQNLAEKQPNKIIEFLFHSHPSLEKRIEFARGYNFSS
- a CDS encoding YIP1 family protein, which gives rise to MEEENLQNQNDMQVPEVEPISKTDAMVGVFTEPGNTYEAIGRTKDVYYWLYPVLICIVLGLISAFIGQTDKQLFGDMMDKQKKKMHEKMDEQVKAGKLSQEEAQKQIEASEKFMDPNGIFFKLMAYVGATLGIVIIFILVSLLYFVGLKIFKSPAGFGDAMNVVGLGLLISSIGGLLAMVLSVVMGHFVSVGLGLVLKEENVGEKMYKLATSLDVFAIWEHIVFAIGLSKVGKISMGQSYSLVFGLWFIWMALSIFVF
- the nadD gene encoding nicotinate (nicotinamide) nucleotide adenylyltransferase, coding for MKRYGIFGGSFNPPHIAHSILADDVREQMHLDKIIFIPTGNHALKNNIETIDPMHRYNMAKIAFEKDEHFEVSDIEISNRKEKSYTVDTLIKLKEKYKNDFVKLYLILGIDTLIEFPKWKDPNKLFLLSEVVILNRPNLYVQDVHPDFSARVKYLSVPMLEISSSMIREYMSQNKSIKYLVDKDVQDYIRTHNLYKI